AGTTACAAGTGTCCCATTACAGTCTCCATACAATTAAAGGATCCATATAGCAAGAACTTTCAAACTCTTCTTTGGTTCTCTCTTTGGCTCCACACATCATAGTCCCACATTGAAAGATAACTAATATTCCTCGTGCATGGTATCATGTTTTCAACGTATTCTAATGATCATAGCGACAACTCATGAGATGAGCTGAAGCAGCTCGCCGGGAAGTCTACTAGTCTCCGGCCACGTTTGTCAACAATGAATGCCATGAAAACACTAAACAGCATGATTGTGATAATCAATGGGAATACATAGACGAAGGCGATCAATGGGATATACCCTATATAGCTGTCATCAGGATACGGGAATATAGTGCCGTATGATGCTAACAAAGCGAGACCTAAACACGCCGTTGAACAATAGATTAACTTCCACATGGGAAGTCCAATTGTGAGGATCATGATCACGTATAGGGATGATAAGAAGGCAAACCCGTTGAAGCCATTAAAAATTAAGGCATTGGAGAAAGACATAGTCATTTGCCCAGCTTTGTGATAGACGTTATGATGATCCACGCCGTCCTCCTGCCAAAATCCGCCTGGAGGACTAAAACCAGCCTGGAATGAAGTTGTTATTATAAGTATAACCACCACATATATTGCATCACGGCGATGGCTACTGGTTAGAGGTCTGGCTCTAGATATGCTTAAATTGCTCAGCCCTAAGAAATTGTTCCGTTTCTCGAGAAACGTTAGATCTTTGCTCAAATATTCTGCAAGAGTTATTGTGGAACAACTAAATAGCCTTTCTTTGGCACTACGGAGAATTGTTCTTGCTTCAGGGAAACAAGGAGGCTGGTGAGCTTCGAATATATCCATCGCCGTTTTGCCATTCAAATTCTTGGCTGCTATTTTAACGCTTTTACGTAGCAACGCCATGACCTACAAAAATCCAGCAGGAATTTTATGCAAAATCATAATACAAAAAagttgtaatatatatttaaaaatatgtattcagaattttaaattaatattaatttaaagggtttaaaaaatatgggacgtaaataaaatatacaaggTCACAGAAACCGATTAAGAAGCAGATCAAAAGCCAGCAATGTATAAACACAAATAATTAaggcaaaaaatattaaaataagagaGACATTTTTTTTACCTCAGTCTGATTGATAGCTGCAGCAATATGGAAGACTGTGTTACCGTCTTCATCCTTCCAATCCAAGATTTCCACCCTGTTCGCTCTCTTGATCCATCCAAACAGAACCTTGAACGCCATAAACTGGTGGTTCTTTACCGCAATATGCACAGCTGTCTCACGCTTTATTGTTAAATCTTCTATTGAAGAGGGACAAGCCATCAAGATCTCACTAAGCAATTCTGCATCACCTATTCTAGCCACATGGTGCAAAGGGGTAATCCTACCTCTTCCCATGATTCTAACTAAGCTGCTGTCGATTGCTATAAACCCTCTAACCATTCTCACGTGGTTGTTTTGCAGGGCTAAATGGATTGGGCTGAAGCCTGACACGTTTAGCTTCAATGCAAGCGACGGCTTAAGAGTCACTAGTTCCATCGCAAAATGGGTTTTCCCGTTTTCAGCTGCCAGGTGTAATG
The DNA window shown above is from Brassica oleracea var. oleracea cultivar TO1000 unplaced genomic scaffold, BOL UnpScaffold02168, whole genome shotgun sequence and carries:
- the LOC106321616 gene encoding uncharacterized protein LOC106321616, with the protein product MSIVVDVNRVSDICESSSRRTRDESVFEKLKKAAQDGDIEELYKLIAEEQNILDHFDEVPFCETPLHLAAENGKTHFAMELVTLKPSLALKLNVSGFSPIHLALQNNHVRMVLFGWIKRANRVEILDWKDEDGNTVFHIAAAINQTEVMALLRKSVKIAAKNLNGKTAMDIFEAHQPPCFPEARTILRSAKERLFSCSTITLAEYLSKDLTFLEKRNNFLGLSNLSISRARPLTSSHRRDAIYVVVILIITTSFQAGFSPPGGFWQEDGVDHHNVYHKAGQMTMSFSNALIFNGFNGFAFLSSLYVIMILTIGLPMWKLIYCSTACLGLALLASYGTIFPYPDDSYIGYIPLIAFVYVFPLIITIMLFSVFMAFIVDKRGRRLVDFPASCFSSSHELSL